A stretch of Rickettsia rickettsii DNA encodes these proteins:
- a CDS encoding APC family permease translates to MSQKLGFWAVFALVTGSQIGTSVFILPLSLAPFGIYSIWGWVLSLFGAMSIALVFSTLCAKFPKTGGPHVYVRENFGDKIAFFTGWTYWIISFVSTSIVVISAIGYLTPFFKSQAISDLILQIILLGAIMVLNLKGPEVAGKAEFYLTLLKFVPLLIVGLCALSHFNIDNITIAEEVENLSIPSIMGRVVLLTFWGFIGIECATTTAGAVKDPAKTIPRAIIVGTFCVAVLYIINSIGIMGLIPASELVSAKAPYADAASLLFGGKWSSVITVIASIICIGTLNAWVLTSGQIALGLAEDGLLPKFFAKKNSNNAPTHGIIVSCLGIVPLLVFTANDNLAKQITQIIDFSAITFLFVYLICSLAFLKVIFSSKENFSYYYLLIAIISIVFCAWVIYETPVKTLIIASSFTIFGIPLYYGWYKCHSRL, encoded by the coding sequence ATGTCACAGAAATTAGGTTTCTGGGCGGTTTTTGCCTTAGTAACCGGCAGTCAAATCGGTACTAGCGTTTTTATCTTGCCGTTAAGTTTAGCACCGTTCGGTATATACAGCATTTGGGGCTGGGTACTTTCATTATTCGGTGCTATGAGTATAGCACTTGTATTTTCTACCCTTTGTGCAAAATTTCCTAAAACAGGAGGTCCGCACGTTTATGTACGGGAAAATTTTGGGGATAAAATAGCTTTTTTCACCGGTTGGACTTACTGGATTATATCCTTTGTCAGTACAAGTATAGTAGTCATTTCGGCAATAGGTTATCTAACGCCTTTTTTTAAATCACAAGCGATTTCAGACTTAATATTACAGATCATATTATTAGGTGCTATTATGGTTTTAAATTTAAAAGGTCCTGAAGTAGCAGGAAAAGCAGAGTTTTATTTAACTCTCTTAAAATTTGTTCCATTGCTTATAGTAGGTTTATGTGCTTTATCACATTTTAATATAGATAATATAACTATTGCCGAGGAAGTAGAGAATTTAAGCATTCCGAGCATTATGGGCAGAGTTGTACTTCTTACTTTTTGGGGATTTATTGGCATAGAATGTGCAACTACCACGGCAGGTGCAGTAAAAGATCCGGCAAAAACCATTCCACGAGCCATAATAGTTGGAACTTTTTGCGTAGCAGTGTTATATATTATTAATAGCATAGGTATAATGGGATTAATCCCTGCTTCTGAACTTGTCAGTGCTAAAGCTCCTTATGCCGATGCCGCTTCATTATTATTCGGGGGTAAATGGTCAAGCGTAATTACGGTTATAGCCTCGATTATATGTATAGGTACGCTCAATGCTTGGGTGCTAACTAGCGGACAGATAGCTCTTGGGCTTGCAGAAGACGGTTTATTACCGAAATTTTTTGCTAAGAAAAATAGCAATAACGCTCCAACTCACGGAATTATTGTAAGCTGCCTTGGCATTGTGCCGTTATTAGTCTTTACGGCAAATGATAATTTGGCCAAACAGATTACACAAATAATAGATTTCTCGGCCATCACATTCTTATTCGTCTATTTAATTTGTAGCTTAGCTTTTTTAAAGGTGATTTTTAGCTCAAAAGAAAATTTTTCTTATTATTATTTACTTATAGCTATAATATCGATTGTCTTTTGTGCATGGGTTATCTATGAAACACCTGTTAAAACTCTTATTATAGCTAGTTCTTTTACTATCTTTGGTATTCCTTTGTATTATGGATGGTATAAATGTCATTCCCGTCTATGA
- a CDS encoding LysM peptidoglycan-binding domain-containing protein — protein sequence MPNRTAKVYTVKSGDALSKISQIMDTPVQDLVKYTNIRDPNHIAVGWGISFAGDVHDFS from the coding sequence ATGCCAAATCGCACCGCTAAAGTTTATACAGTGAAATCAGGAGATGCTTTATCAAAAATTTCACAAATTATGGATACTCCTGTTCAGGATTTAGTTAAATATACTAATATACGCGATCCTAATCATATCGCAGTAGGCTGGGGGATTTCATTTGCCGGTGATGTGCATGATTTTTCTTAA
- a CDS encoding iron-sulfur cluster assembly accessory protein has product MKNVISLTDSAAKQVKLLIEKRAKPTFGIRVGVKSGGCAGQTYYVEYADSKNQFDEVVEEKGVRILIDPKALMYILGSEMDYVETKFKSQFTFTNPNEKANCGCGKSFSV; this is encoded by the coding sequence ATGAAAAATGTTATTTCATTAACCGATTCTGCTGCAAAGCAAGTAAAATTGCTAATAGAAAAACGCGCCAAGCCTACCTTTGGTATTAGGGTAGGGGTTAAGTCAGGCGGTTGTGCCGGTCAGACTTATTACGTGGAATATGCCGATAGTAAAAATCAATTCGATGAAGTAGTTGAAGAAAAGGGCGTACGGATACTAATCGACCCAAAGGCATTAATGTATATTCTAGGTTCTGAAATGGACTATGTAGAGACTAAATTCAAATCCCAATTCACTTTCACCAATCCTAACGAAAAAGCTAATTGCGGCTGCGGCAAATCTTTTAGCGTGTAA
- the iscU gene encoding Fe-S cluster assembly scaffold IscU, with protein MAYSKKVIDHYENPRNVGSLDKENKNVGTGLVGAPACGDVMKLQIAVDDDGIITDAKFKTFGCGSAIASSSLVTEWVKGRSVEDAETIKNTEIAKELSLPPVKLHCSLLAEDAIKAAIADYKQKKESKKDS; from the coding sequence ATGGCTTATAGCAAAAAAGTGATAGATCATTATGAAAATCCTCGTAATGTTGGATCGCTTGATAAAGAAAATAAAAATGTTGGTACAGGACTAGTTGGAGCTCCTGCTTGCGGTGACGTTATGAAGTTACAAATCGCAGTTGATGATGACGGGATTATTACAGATGCTAAATTTAAAACATTCGGCTGCGGTTCAGCTATTGCTTCAAGTTCTTTAGTAACGGAGTGGGTTAAAGGAAGATCGGTAGAAGATGCCGAGACTATTAAAAATACCGAAATAGCAAAAGAATTGTCACTTCCACCGGTCAAATTACATTGCTCACTACTTGCTGAAGATGCAATAAAAGCAGCTATAGCCGATTACAAACAGAAAAAAGAAAGCAAAAAAGACTCTTAA
- a CDS encoding IscS subfamily cysteine desulfurase, producing the protein MTPQLNNLTLPIYMDYQATTPIDPRVMEAMLPYFTTKFGNPHSRSHSFGWEAENAVEEARSMVAKLIGADTKEIIFTSGATESNNLAIKGIAKFYSNKKNHIITVVSEHKCVLDACRHLEQEGIKITYLPIKPNGIIDLETLKNAITDQTMLVSVMVVNNEIGVVQPLKEIGKICREKGVFFHSDIAQGFGKIPIDVNAFNIDLASISGHKIYGPKGIGALYVRKKPRVRITPLINGGGQERGMRSGTLPTPLIVGLGMAAEIAYSEMEKDTKHVNYLFDRFLNNIHKRISEVYLNGDKNQRYKGNLNLSFAGVEGESMILAIKDLAVSSGSACTSASLEPSYVLRSIGIGEELAHTAIRFGIGRFTTEQEVDYAVNLICSKIDKLRALSPLWEMMQEGIDLKKIKWAVH; encoded by the coding sequence ATGACCCCACAATTAAACAATTTAACCTTACCGATATATATGGATTATCAGGCAACGACTCCAATAGATCCAAGAGTAATGGAGGCAATGTTGCCTTATTTTACTACCAAGTTCGGCAATCCTCATTCACGCAGCCATTCTTTCGGTTGGGAGGCAGAAAACGCCGTTGAAGAGGCAAGGAGTATGGTAGCAAAGTTAATAGGAGCGGATACTAAAGAAATTATTTTCACTTCCGGTGCAACTGAGTCTAACAATCTTGCAATAAAGGGAATAGCAAAATTTTACAGCAATAAAAAGAATCATATTATTACCGTAGTCAGTGAACATAAATGCGTACTTGATGCTTGCAGGCATTTAGAGCAAGAAGGTATAAAAATCACATACTTACCGATTAAGCCAAATGGAATAATCGATTTAGAAACTCTAAAAAATGCCATTACAGATCAGACTATGTTAGTTTCAGTTATGGTGGTTAATAATGAAATAGGTGTTGTTCAGCCTTTAAAGGAAATCGGGAAAATTTGCCGTGAAAAGGGCGTTTTTTTTCATTCCGATATTGCTCAAGGTTTTGGTAAAATTCCAATTGATGTTAACGCATTTAATATTGATCTTGCCAGTATCTCAGGGCATAAAATTTACGGTCCGAAAGGAATAGGTGCATTATATGTAAGGAAAAAACCTCGTGTGCGTATTACACCGCTCATAAACGGTGGCGGGCAGGAGAGAGGTATGCGTTCAGGTACGCTACCGACTCCTTTAATCGTAGGGCTTGGCATGGCTGCTGAAATAGCGTATAGTGAGATGGAAAAAGATACTAAGCACGTAAATTACTTATTCGACAGATTTTTAAATAATATACATAAGCGAATTTCAGAAGTTTATTTAAACGGCGATAAAAATCAAAGATATAAAGGTAATTTAAATTTAAGCTTTGCCGGAGTTGAAGGAGAATCAATGATCCTTGCCATTAAAGATTTAGCGGTTTCCTCCGGTTCTGCTTGTACTTCTGCCTCTTTAGAGCCGTCATATGTTTTACGTTCTATTGGAATCGGTGAAGAGCTTGCCCATACTGCAATTCGGTTCGGCATAGGTAGATTTACTACCGAGCAGGAAGTTGACTACGCAGTAAATTTAATATGCTCAAAAATCGATAAACTAAGGGCATTAAGCCCTCTTTGGGAAATGATGCAAGAGGGAATTGATTTGAAAAAGATTAAATGGGCTGTACATTGA
- a CDS encoding cysteine desulfurase family protein — protein sequence MIYLDHNATTFIDPRVKEFIISLMDKALNPSSAHSSGRFAKNLIETVRAQIATALGITLSSREYDITFTSSGTEGNNLIMKNFYDGDIFISAIEHLSIYNHINYAPNIKVISVNTQGLVDLEHLEELLAQSNTSKKLVSIIMANNESGVLQDIAEIGKITKKYEAKFHSDLVQGFGRIPINIKALGLDFATISGHKIGGGQGGAALISSSNFQVTPMIIGGGQEKSVRSGTENVLAIAGFGLASALRTDNISENYIKIKKLQENLEQKLKKYPNVNIVSNNVARLPNTTLITIPNTDAQAKLIGFDLHNICVSSGSACSSGKISKSHVLTNMGVGEEEAKSSIRISLSHTNTVSDIEAFIEAFEEIYDVIPS from the coding sequence ATGATATATTTAGACCATAATGCTACTACTTTTATCGACCCTAGAGTTAAGGAATTCATAATAAGTTTAATGGACAAGGCGCTTAACCCTTCATCAGCACATAGCTCAGGTAGATTTGCTAAGAATCTCATAGAAACGGTACGCGCACAAATAGCGACGGCTCTTGGTATAACCTTATCATCTAGAGAATATGATATTACTTTTACTTCATCAGGAACTGAAGGTAATAATTTAATAATGAAAAATTTTTATGACGGCGATATTTTTATTTCAGCTATTGAACATTTATCGATCTATAACCATATAAACTACGCTCCAAATATTAAAGTTATAAGTGTTAATACGCAAGGGCTAGTTGATTTAGAACATTTAGAAGAGTTGTTAGCTCAAAGTAATACTAGTAAAAAACTAGTTTCCATAATAATGGCTAATAATGAAAGCGGAGTTTTACAAGATATAGCTGAGATAGGTAAAATAACTAAAAAATATGAGGCAAAATTTCATAGCGATTTAGTGCAAGGTTTTGGCAGAATACCAATAAATATCAAAGCATTAGGATTAGATTTTGCTACAATTTCAGGGCATAAAATAGGAGGGGGGCAGGGTGGTGCTGCTTTAATTTCTAGCTCTAATTTTCAAGTTACTCCAATGATTATAGGAGGAGGGCAGGAAAAATCAGTACGCTCAGGCACTGAAAATGTTTTAGCAATTGCAGGATTTGGTTTAGCTTCTGCATTGAGGACAGACAATATCTCAGAAAATTATATAAAAATCAAAAAGTTACAAGAAAATTTAGAGCAAAAATTAAAAAAATATCCTAATGTAAATATTGTTAGTAATAACGTAGCTAGGTTGCCTAATACTACCTTAATTACTATACCAAATACGGATGCACAAGCGAAATTAATCGGGTTTGATTTACATAATATTTGCGTAAGTTCCGGTTCTGCTTGTTCATCAGGAAAAATATCTAAATCACATGTATTAACCAATATGGGTGTAGGGGAAGAAGAAGCAAAATCTTCGATTAGGATATCTTTAAGCCATACTAATACGGTAAGTGATATAGAGGCTTTTATAGAGGCTTTTGAGGAGATTTACGATGTCATTCCTAGCTAA
- a CDS encoding Fe-S cluster assembly transcription factor, whose amino-acid sequence MMLTTKGRYAVMAILEMASKSSAEPVTLNEMSVKQNISLNYLEQIFSKLKKADLVKAIRGSKGGYILIGNLEEIKISDIMDAVNENFIMTTCYKKSVKTCVPDTIKCNSHKLWQGLGKHIRDYFENISIKDALNSNLNI is encoded by the coding sequence ATGATGCTGACGACTAAAGGAAGATATGCCGTAATGGCAATACTTGAAATGGCTTCAAAATCAAGTGCCGAACCGGTCACTTTGAATGAAATGTCCGTAAAACAAAATATATCACTTAACTATTTAGAGCAGATATTTTCTAAACTTAAAAAAGCTGATCTAGTTAAGGCTATTAGAGGATCGAAAGGTGGGTATATTTTAATCGGTAACCTAGAAGAAATAAAAATTTCCGATATTATGGACGCCGTTAACGAAAATTTTATAATGACTACCTGCTATAAGAAGTCAGTTAAAACTTGCGTGCCTGATACAATAAAATGTAATTCGCATAAATTATGGCAAGGTCTTGGTAAGCATATTAGAGATTATTTTGAAAATATCTCAATTAAAGATGCTTTAAACTCAAATTTAAATATATGA
- a CDS encoding DUF1189 family protein — protein sequence MYLLSFILGGLNALLRQLHLSIRSIEFYKDVYKNYQGYGIRYVFTLSFIPSIIYCIFILNYLITLKDYFNGIQSSKVTANIEYIINQLPEIKYNNSNISVEEVEPIYLYSKNNNKIVVIDTKNQVSNKEKSKIPFVLEENKLKINLIVANTKKNFPSTINYSEIFKQNEVILTPEIIKKYFADHLLYAPNLFIYFGMPAIILFWFVTFLLERSIIVLLVYSLANLLTTKTSIQTSIRLVMFSSGVPIILQPVIIILIPELSILLQLLQMFTTCLVFVAIWQINKNLSHYM from the coding sequence ATGTATTTATTATCATTTATATTAGGAGGATTAAATGCATTACTCCGTCAATTACATTTATCAATTCGCTCTATAGAGTTTTATAAAGATGTATATAAAAACTATCAAGGGTACGGAATAAGATATGTATTTACCTTATCTTTTATTCCATCAATAATTTATTGTATTTTTATATTAAATTACCTAATAACTTTAAAAGATTATTTTAACGGAATACAATCATCAAAAGTTACAGCCAACATTGAATATATTATCAATCAATTACCGGAAATTAAATATAATAATTCAAACATTTCAGTTGAAGAAGTAGAGCCTATATATTTATATAGCAAGAATAACAATAAAATAGTCGTCATTGATACAAAAAATCAAGTTTCTAACAAAGAAAAAAGCAAAATACCGTTTGTACTTGAAGAGAATAAGCTGAAGATAAATTTAATTGTAGCCAATACTAAGAAAAATTTCCCAAGTACTATTAACTATTCTGAGATATTCAAGCAAAATGAAGTAATTTTAACTCCTGAAATAATAAAAAAATATTTTGCCGATCATTTATTATATGCCCCCAATTTATTTATTTATTTCGGTATGCCGGCTATTATATTATTTTGGTTTGTAACATTCTTATTAGAGAGAAGTATTATAGTTTTGTTAGTATATAGCTTAGCTAATTTACTTACTACTAAAACTTCAATACAAACTTCTATAAGGTTAGTAATGTTTTCAAGCGGAGTCCCGATAATATTACAACCGGTTATTATTATATTAATACCGGAATTAAGCATATTATTACAGCTACTACAAATGTTTACAACTTGTTTAGTATTTGTCGCTATTTGGCAAATTAACAAGAACCTATCGCACTATATGTAA
- a CDS encoding transposase → MAYKNNTAPLNLWALFENSELVKATCINDYQLINVHEIPDEKLTENTWSGIL, encoded by the coding sequence ATGGCATACAAAAATAATACTGCTCCTTTAAATTTATGGGCATTATTTGAAAATAGTGAATTAGTAAAAGCTACTTGTATTAATGATTATCAGCTAATTAATGTTCATGAAATTCCTGATGAAAAATTGACAGAAAATACTTGGTCAGGAATTTTATAA
- a CDS encoding DUF1016 N-terminal domain-containing protein, producing the protein MRQFAEEYNDEHIPQQPVGEIPWGYHIVIVSKVKNHTERLWYVCTNYRKRLVT; encoded by the coding sequence ATGAGGCAATTTGCTGAAGAATATAACGATGAACACATCCCCCAACAGCCTGTTGGAGAAATTCCCTGGGGATATCATATAGTCATTGTCTCAAAAGTTAAAAATCATACTGAAAGGCTTTGGTATGTATGCACAAACTATAGAAAACGGTTGGTCACGTAA
- a CDS encoding GNAT family N-acetyltransferase, which translates to MSSVNISLATPDNMTNILPLMAQLGYPSSSEELIARFKNFINREGYGVALASLDNKRVGFIAWSKSLLFASDKTRIHIEALVIDENYRGKQIGKKLMEYLEEIVKKYSLVIVDLTSGYRCAKDSTHIFYEVLGYHNSGEMAKLYLRQEL; encoded by the coding sequence ATGAGTAGTGTAAATATTAGTTTAGCAACTCCTGATAATATGACAAATATTTTACCTTTGATGGCTCAACTTGGCTATCCTTCTAGTTCAGAAGAATTAATAGCACGTTTTAAGAATTTTATAAATCGTGAGGGGTATGGTGTTGCTTTAGCTAGTTTAGATAATAAAAGAGTTGGATTTATTGCTTGGTCTAAATCGCTGCTTTTCGCCTCAGATAAAACTAGAATTCATATTGAAGCTTTAGTTATTGATGAGAATTATCGGGGAAAACAAATAGGTAAAAAGCTTATGGAATATTTAGAAGAAATAGTAAAAAAATATAGCCTCGTAATCGTTGATCTTACTTCTGGTTATCGATGTGCTAAAGACAGTACGCATATATTTTATGAAGTGCTAGGTTATCATAATTCCGGAGAAATGGCTAAATTATATTTAAGACAAGAGTTATGA
- a CDS encoding acetyltransferase produces the protein MLNKVGTHYKIDWNMGEFFIIARFQNKGVGRQVAKQIWQMYKRLWEVVVISENKLALIFWRKVINEFTKGNLS, from the coding sequence TTGCTTAATAAGGTTGGAACGCATTATAAAATCGATTGGAATATGGGGGAATTTTTTATTATAGCAAGATTTCAAAATAAAGGAGTTGGTAGGCAAGTAGCTAAGCAAATTTGGCAAATGTATAAAAGATTATGGGAAGTTGTGGTTATTTCTGAAAATAAGCTGGCATTAATATTTTGGCGGAAAGTCATTAACGAATTTACCAAAGGTAATTTATCTTGA
- the fni gene encoding type 2 isopentenyl-diphosphate Delta-isomerase, with amino-acid sequence MLKDQNLDIERKQDHIEINLTQNVESTLKSGFESIHFIHNALPELNYDSINTTTTFLGKSLQAPILISSMTGGTTRARDINYRLAQVAQKAGIAMGLGSMRVLLTEPDTIKTFAVRHIAPDIPLLANIGAVQLNYGVTPKECQYLVDAIKADALILHLNVLQELTQPEGNRNWEKLLPKIREVVHYLSIPVIVKEVGYGLSKKVAESLIDAGVKVLDIAGSGGTSWSQVEAYRATNSLQNRIASSFINWGIPTLDSLKMVREVSKDIPIITSGGLKSGIDGAKAIRIGANIFGLAGQFLKAADTSESLLFEEIQLIIEQLKITMLCTGSRTLKDLAKAEIRL; translated from the coding sequence ATGCTAAAAGATCAGAATTTAGATATAGAAAGAAAGCAAGACCATATTGAAATTAATCTTACGCAAAACGTTGAATCTACACTTAAAAGCGGTTTTGAATCTATTCACTTTATTCACAATGCATTACCGGAACTTAACTACGATAGCATCAATACAACTACTACTTTCCTCGGAAAATCTTTACAAGCACCTATCCTAATTTCTAGTATGACCGGAGGCACGACTAGAGCTAGAGATATTAACTATAGACTTGCACAGGTCGCTCAAAAAGCCGGTATTGCTATGGGGCTTGGCTCTATGCGGGTTTTGTTAACGGAACCGGATACAATCAAGACATTTGCAGTAAGGCATATAGCTCCCGATATCCCTTTACTAGCCAATATCGGTGCAGTACAGCTTAATTACGGAGTGACACCTAAAGAATGTCAGTATTTAGTGGATGCTATTAAAGCCGATGCCTTAATTTTACACTTAAACGTGTTACAGGAACTGACTCAGCCGGAAGGTAATAGAAACTGGGAAAAGCTGTTACCTAAGATAAGAGAAGTGGTTCATTACCTCTCTATTCCGGTAATTGTTAAGGAAGTAGGATACGGTTTATCTAAAAAAGTTGCTGAGAGTCTTATTGACGCAGGGGTTAAGGTTCTTGATATTGCAGGGAGCGGTGGGACATCTTGGAGTCAAGTAGAGGCTTATCGTGCTACAAATTCGTTACAAAACCGTATAGCTAGTAGCTTTATTAACTGGGGAATCCCGACTTTAGATTCTCTAAAAATGGTGCGGGAAGTTTCAAAAGATATTCCGATTATTACCAGTGGTGGGTTAAAATCCGGCATTGACGGTGCAAAAGCAATTCGTATAGGAGCTAATATTTTTGGACTTGCCGGTCAATTTTTAAAAGCGGCAGATACTTCTGAAAGCTTGCTTTTCGAAGAGATACAATTGATAATCGAGCAACTTAAAATTACCATGCTATGCACCGGATCACGCACTTTAAAAGATTTAGCAAAAGCAGAGATTAGGTTGTAG
- the clpP gene encoding ATP-dependent Clp endopeptidase proteolytic subunit ClpP → MSYVPIVIEPTSRGERAYDIYSRLLKERIIFVCSTVEDHMANLIVAQLLFLEAENPKKDIYMYINSPGGVVTAGLAIYDTMQYIKPKVATLCIGQACSMGSLLLCGGEKGMRYSLPHSRIMIHQPSGGYKGQATDIEIHAQETLKIKRLLNELYSKHTEQELQHIEKSMERDNFMSPEEAKKFGLVDNIISSRDVMALLAK, encoded by the coding sequence ATGTCGTATGTACCGATAGTAATTGAACCAACATCACGCGGTGAACGTGCTTATGATATATATTCAAGATTGCTAAAAGAACGTATAATCTTTGTATGTAGTACTGTTGAAGATCATATGGCAAACTTAATTGTTGCACAATTATTGTTTCTTGAAGCAGAAAATCCTAAAAAAGATATATATATGTATATCAATTCCCCCGGAGGAGTTGTAACCGCAGGTCTTGCAATTTATGACACAATGCAATATATAAAACCTAAAGTGGCTACATTATGCATAGGTCAAGCTTGTTCTATGGGTTCACTTTTACTGTGCGGGGGCGAGAAGGGGATGCGTTATAGTTTACCTCACAGTCGTATTATGATCCATCAACCATCAGGAGGTTATAAAGGGCAAGCTACCGATATAGAAATCCATGCTCAAGAAACCCTAAAAATCAAAAGGTTACTTAACGAATTGTATAGTAAACATACTGAACAAGAGTTACAACATATCGAAAAAAGTATGGAACGTGATAATTTCATGTCACCGGAAGAAGCAAAAAAATTTGGATTAGTAGATAATATAATATCGTCCAGAGATGTTATGGCATTGTTAGCAAAATAA